From Pseudothermotoga thermarum DSM 5069, a single genomic window includes:
- a CDS encoding TolB-like translocation protein, with product MKGKPIVVIIFFVLFTCLVFGNYKLVRTKYFDIVFSEGLDSKAFVLSKKADEVYEKLANELNCTLKTRPKVYLVGGNDFANGYANPLTNTIVIYVNDVDPLVITPNYEDWVVFCFVHELTHLFLMNKLSTYIEPLSIFGQTVCVALQSVLTPMYLHEGLATYFETYLTGFGRGNDPLFKTYIEKAKETDVGLRYASSLTTSRWLAGGASYVQGYSLLKKIEEDYSHQKVVELVERFSENPLRPFGITLKETVGKEFLGSWLEKDKRVGKNQDFSKLFLWPSKVDLNAWRIYYVAQKYSSQEALYYCDALSKEEFKVLDLQNCVSFSVSKSGKVAVARYVSAGNSVVSQLYVHSGTTFKLPVQNIVDLDWINDHKLVLIRQQNGSRFIDVYDLLQRKITRIFGPYENLIPLQITADERRIIFTGKVETNIGLFMLNSDGKLYKLDCDGNAKLSPKLVEDKLYFCAENFDKIQVFMLDLNDMTLWNLGGQDFVSAVVYENEVFGVQIVPGGYRFASQPVEPSFVRNLRWIEFDQLFPQESFVLDAEKYFDLLKYRFWFPVGYFDETGWFLGTLIGFWNDAVDETLFLQVGWSDFGPSFKVDVTFDKAADLYFSYAFSPKDQTLNGQFAVPLYLNRGLKNEVVLTKFGVTLKAEQGFEPLLSCKYSIGTVGGKIHGLSVPEIELWLNLMPKPNVGFSRSFLLVNSLVMFAVNTDFETLKYVWNLTLPRLRFNLGSKDGFWNMDGMNLSFGCITEINRLYEFGFDGYVKTTFYFDFLYQIPMPVFIMVGVKDNKPYFRIGIENILNALRVRKKAML from the coding sequence ATGAAAGGAAAACCGATTGTAGTAATAATATTTTTCGTCCTTTTCACCTGCCTGGTTTTTGGCAATTACAAATTGGTGCGTACCAAATATTTTGACATAGTTTTTTCCGAAGGACTTGATTCCAAAGCTTTTGTTCTGTCGAAAAAAGCCGATGAAGTGTACGAAAAGTTGGCAAATGAATTGAATTGTACTTTGAAAACGCGTCCAAAAGTTTATCTTGTCGGTGGTAATGATTTTGCAAATGGTTATGCCAATCCTTTGACCAACACGATCGTTATATACGTAAACGACGTTGATCCCTTGGTGATAACACCGAACTACGAAGACTGGGTAGTATTTTGCTTTGTTCATGAACTTACTCATCTTTTTTTGATGAACAAACTTTCCACTTACATTGAGCCACTTTCAATTTTCGGTCAAACTGTTTGCGTAGCGTTGCAAAGTGTTTTAACACCTATGTACCTTCACGAAGGTCTTGCGACTTATTTTGAAACTTATCTAACAGGTTTTGGACGAGGGAATGATCCTCTTTTTAAAACTTACATAGAGAAAGCAAAGGAAACGGATGTTGGTCTAAGGTATGCATCAAGCTTAACAACTTCTAGATGGCTTGCCGGCGGCGCAAGTTATGTTCAAGGTTATTCACTCTTGAAGAAAATCGAGGAAGATTATTCACATCAAAAAGTCGTAGAGTTGGTCGAAAGATTTTCGGAAAATCCGCTAAGACCTTTTGGAATAACTTTGAAAGAGACGGTTGGAAAAGAATTTCTTGGTAGTTGGTTGGAAAAGGATAAAAGAGTAGGTAAAAACCAAGATTTTTCGAAGTTATTTCTTTGGCCAAGCAAGGTAGATTTGAACGCTTGGAGGATTTACTACGTTGCACAAAAATACTCTTCACAAGAAGCGTTGTATTATTGCGATGCGCTTAGCAAAGAAGAATTCAAAGTTTTAGATCTTCAAAACTGCGTGAGTTTTTCTGTAAGCAAATCTGGCAAAGTTGCCGTTGCTAGATACGTTTCAGCTGGTAATTCTGTAGTTTCACAGCTTTACGTACACTCTGGTACAACCTTTAAGCTTCCTGTACAAAATATCGTTGACCTTGATTGGATAAACGACCACAAATTGGTCTTGATAAGGCAGCAGAACGGATCTAGATTCATCGATGTTTACGATCTTCTTCAAAGAAAAATCACACGAATTTTTGGACCGTATGAAAACTTAATTCCTTTGCAGATAACTGCTGATGAACGACGAATAATTTTCACTGGTAAAGTGGAAACGAATATAGGTTTGTTCATGTTGAATTCAGATGGAAAACTTTACAAGTTAGATTGCGATGGAAATGCAAAACTATCCCCGAAATTGGTTGAAGACAAGCTTTATTTTTGTGCGGAGAACTTCGACAAGATTCAAGTTTTCATGCTTGATTTAAACGACATGACGTTGTGGAATCTTGGTGGGCAAGATTTCGTCAGTGCGGTGGTTTACGAGAACGAGGTATTTGGTGTTCAAATTGTGCCTGGTGGTTATCGATTTGCCAGCCAACCGGTTGAACCATCGTTCGTTAGAAATTTAAGATGGATAGAGTTTGATCAGCTTTTTCCACAGGAAAGCTTTGTCCTTGACGCAGAAAAGTATTTCGATTTGCTGAAGTACAGATTTTGGTTTCCTGTTGGATATTTTGATGAAACTGGTTGGTTTCTTGGAACTTTGATTGGATTTTGGAACGATGCGGTTGATGAGACGTTGTTTTTGCAAGTCGGATGGAGTGACTTTGGTCCTTCCTTTAAGGTTGATGTAACTTTTGACAAGGCAGCTGATCTTTACTTTAGCTATGCTTTTTCACCAAAAGATCAAACTTTAAATGGTCAGTTTGCTGTACCACTTTATTTGAACAGAGGGTTGAAGAACGAAGTTGTTTTAACAAAGTTTGGTGTAACTTTGAAAGCTGAACAAGGTTTTGAACCACTATTGAGTTGCAAGTATTCCATTGGAACTGTAGGAGGTAAAATTCACGGTTTAAGTGTGCCAGAGATTGAATTATGGTTAAATCTCATGCCAAAACCGAACGTTGGTTTTTCAAGATCCTTCCTGCTTGTTAATAGTTTGGTAATGTTTGCAGTAAACACAGATTTTGAGACACTTAAATACGTTTGGAATCTAACCTTGCCGCGTTTGAGGTTTAACCTTGGTTCAAAAGATGGTTTTTGGAACATGGATGGAATGAACCTTTCTTTTGGTTGCATAACCGAGATAAACAGACTTTACGAGTTTGGATTCGATGGTTATGTAAAAACAACTTTTTATTTTGATTTTCTCTATCAAATACCTATGCCAGTTTTCATAATGGTGGGAGTTAAAGATAACAAACCTTATTTTAGAATTGGCATAGAAAACATTTTAAATGCATTGAGAGTGCGAAAAAAGGCTATGCTATAA
- a CDS encoding glycogen synthase, which yields MRIAMAAFEVYPFAKVGGLADVLGSLPKVIEKQGEKVSIFMPLHKLVRKNCEKLGITLESLVKSIPIPYLQTQQKFDVYHSKLPGSNVPVYFIANDYYFSAENVYEAPDIAEQSIFFCASVLEAMKNLGMQFDIIHAHDWQTALIPVYLKALYRTDPFFSKTASVFTIHNLGYQGIFDPLYMKFAGLPNYLFSIDGLEFYGKLNFMKGGILFSDVITTVSPTYAQEIQTEEFGEKLDGVLRLRADDLYGILNGIDYLEYDPATDKRIYVNYDLNNVEKKKLNKLELQKALNLEADENKPMIGMINRLVDQKGLDLVEKAIDFIMLFDVQFVVLGTGEKKYEEMFQQIQEKYPTRVSVNLKFDVDLAQKIYAASDIFLMPSRYEPCGLGQMYSLRYGTIPVVRYTGGLADTVKEYNPKTKEGNGFGFTEYDPAHLLYAVAKAVHVYKNEKEHWNRLIKNAMQTDVSWERSAKQYISVYQEALKKKRF from the coding sequence ATGAGAATCGCCATGGCGGCATTCGAAGTTTATCCATTTGCAAAAGTTGGAGGACTTGCCGATGTACTTGGCTCACTTCCAAAAGTTATAGAAAAGCAAGGAGAAAAGGTTTCCATATTCATGCCACTTCACAAACTTGTTAGAAAAAATTGTGAAAAGCTTGGAATAACCTTGGAATCGTTGGTGAAGTCTATTCCCATACCGTACCTTCAAACTCAGCAAAAATTCGATGTTTATCATTCAAAATTACCAGGATCAAATGTTCCAGTTTACTTCATAGCCAACGATTATTACTTCTCAGCCGAGAATGTTTATGAAGCACCTGATATTGCCGAACAATCGATATTCTTCTGTGCATCGGTGTTGGAAGCAATGAAAAATCTTGGAATGCAATTTGACATTATACACGCTCATGATTGGCAAACAGCTTTAATACCAGTTTATTTGAAAGCGCTTTACAGAACAGATCCTTTCTTCTCCAAAACTGCTTCTGTTTTCACGATCCACAATTTGGGTTACCAAGGTATATTCGATCCTTTGTACATGAAGTTTGCTGGATTGCCAAATTACTTGTTCAGTATAGACGGTTTGGAATTTTATGGAAAGCTGAACTTCATGAAGGGTGGCATTCTGTTCAGCGATGTTATCACGACTGTCAGTCCAACTTATGCGCAGGAAATACAAACCGAAGAATTCGGAGAAAAACTCGACGGTGTTCTCAGATTGAGAGCAGACGATCTTTACGGCATCTTAAACGGTATCGATTATCTTGAATACGATCCTGCAACGGATAAGAGGATTTATGTCAACTACGATTTGAACAATGTGGAAAAGAAAAAGTTGAACAAATTGGAGCTTCAAAAGGCTTTGAACCTAGAGGCTGATGAGAATAAGCCGATGATAGGAATGATAAACCGTTTGGTCGATCAAAAAGGACTTGATCTTGTGGAGAAAGCCATTGACTTTATCATGCTTTTCGATGTTCAATTTGTCGTCCTTGGAACAGGTGAAAAGAAGTACGAAGAAATGTTCCAACAAATTCAAGAAAAATACCCAACAAGAGTTTCAGTGAATCTGAAGTTTGACGTTGACCTTGCACAAAAAATTTACGCTGCAAGTGACATCTTTTTGATGCCATCGAGGTACGAACCTTGCGGGTTAGGTCAGATGTACAGTCTAAGGTATGGCACCATACCCGTTGTCAGATACACTGGAGGTTTGGCCGATACCGTCAAGGAGTACAATCCAAAGACGAAAGAAGGCAACGGTTTTGGCTTTACAGAGTACGATCCGGCACATTTGCTGTACGCAGTTGCAAAAGCTGTTCATGTTTACAAAAACGAAAAAGAACATTGGAACAGACTGATTAAGAATGCCATGCAGACAGATGTTTCTTGGGAAAGGTCAGCCAAGCAATACATAAGTGTTTATCAAGAAGCTTTGAAAAAGAAAAGATTCTAA
- a CDS encoding stage V sporulation protein S, protein METLKVSSNSNPNKVAGAIAGALSKADRVEIQAIGAGAVNQAVKAIAVARRFLNESGKDVYMIPGFMEATIDNEKRTGISFKVFVTTKQMQ, encoded by the coding sequence ATGGAGACTTTGAAGGTCAGTTCAAACTCAAATCCTAACAAGGTAGCAGGAGCCATCGCGGGTGCTTTGTCAAAAGCCGACAGAGTTGAAATTCAAGCGATTGGTGCTGGAGCTGTCAACCAAGCTGTCAAGGCGATAGCTGTGGCAAGAAGATTTTTAAACGAAAGCGGCAAGGATGTGTACATGATACCAGGATTTATGGAGGCAACAATCGATAACGAAAAGAGAACAGGAATTTCTTTCAAAGTTTTTGTCACAACAAAACAAATGCAGTGA
- the galT gene encoding galactose-1-phosphate uridylyltransferase: MPELRKDPVIKRWVIIATERAKRPHDFVRPKVEEKSTFCPFDYGNEHTTPPEVLAFRPADSSPNTPGWWVRVVPNKFGAVDPTLEPRRYGVGMFDAMEGFGFHEVIIETPDHNTHLALMDYKQVEEVVWAYWHRYTALANNTLIKYILIFKNHGRDAGASLQHPHSQLIALPIVPKRVQEELDGSLDYYNYKERCVFCDIIREETYRKERVVEENEDFIAIEPFAARFPCETWILPKRHANSFGSIVEKEVKSFAKILKNTLYRMWKALDNPPYNFMLHTAPTTGEGKEYYHWHLEIVPRLTNVAGFEWGSGFYINPMPPEEAAKYLRSVEIQ, encoded by the coding sequence ATGCCAGAACTCAGGAAAGATCCTGTGATAAAACGATGGGTAATAATAGCCACCGAAAGGGCAAAACGTCCCCACGATTTTGTCAGGCCGAAAGTTGAGGAAAAATCAACATTCTGTCCTTTTGACTACGGTAACGAACACACAACTCCACCCGAGGTTCTTGCTTTCAGACCCGCAGACAGCTCGCCGAACACACCCGGTTGGTGGGTAAGGGTCGTGCCAAACAAATTTGGTGCCGTCGATCCAACGCTTGAACCAAGAAGATATGGGGTTGGAATGTTCGATGCCATGGAAGGTTTCGGGTTTCACGAAGTGATAATCGAAACTCCGGATCACAACACCCACTTGGCTTTGATGGATTACAAACAAGTAGAAGAAGTCGTGTGGGCTTATTGGCACAGGTACACCGCTTTGGCAAATAACACGTTGATAAAATACATCCTCATTTTCAAAAACCATGGTAGGGATGCTGGAGCATCACTTCAACATCCTCACAGCCAATTGATAGCACTTCCCATTGTTCCAAAAAGGGTACAGGAGGAATTGGATGGATCTTTGGATTACTACAATTACAAGGAGCGATGTGTTTTTTGCGATATAATCAGGGAAGAAACTTATCGTAAAGAAAGAGTTGTGGAAGAAAACGAAGACTTTATCGCAATAGAACCTTTTGCCGCGCGTTTTCCATGTGAAACATGGATACTCCCAAAAAGGCATGCGAATTCTTTCGGATCAATCGTCGAAAAAGAAGTGAAAAGTTTTGCTAAAATATTGAAAAATACCCTTTACAGAATGTGGAAAGCGTTGGACAATCCTCCGTACAATTTCATGTTGCACACAGCTCCAACAACAGGTGAAGGAAAGGAATATTATCATTGGCATCTTGAAATTGTTCCGAGGTTGACAAACGTGGCAGGTTTTGAATGGGGATCTGGTTTTTACATAAATCCGATGCCTCCAGAAGAGGCTGCAAAATATCTTCGCAGTGTTGAAATTCAGTGA